The Flavobacterium psychrophilum genome includes a region encoding these proteins:
- a CDS encoding 2-polyprenyl-6-methoxyphenol hydroxylase encodes MILQDKSVAIIGGGPGGLTLARLLQLKGAKVKVYERDADENARVQGSPLDLHAESGLAALDEAKLIDAFKENFLPGADKMIITNELAEVFYSDHATKEPENFEHAHFRPEIDRGTLRKILLDSLDPGVVEWASQFVSMEQQGEGWLLHFKNRLPLYADVVIAADGANSKIRPYVTSIKPFYSGITMLEGVTAAPKELLPNIDALLKGGKIMAFGNGENLIIGQKGNGEIGFYASFRANEDWTTNIGLDFTDNAEVLRWFKETYTGWNSIWEELFVNASQPYIPRPIYCVPINQSWQSLPNVTLLGDAAHVMPPFAGEGVNMAMLDALELSRCLTSKDLNSLEQAITSYEMNMRKRAAQAAQESLDNGVLMHSEEALAAIINIFDTH; translated from the coding sequence ATGATATTACAGGATAAATCGGTGGCTATTATAGGCGGGGGGCCTGGAGGCCTTACACTAGCCAGGCTTTTGCAACTAAAAGGGGCAAAAGTTAAAGTATACGAGAGAGATGCAGATGAAAATGCCCGTGTACAGGGATCGCCCCTTGATCTGCATGCAGAATCGGGACTGGCTGCATTAGACGAAGCGAAACTTATAGACGCTTTTAAAGAAAATTTTCTCCCCGGGGCCGATAAAATGATCATAACAAATGAACTAGCAGAAGTATTTTATAGTGATCATGCCACTAAAGAACCTGAAAATTTTGAGCATGCGCATTTCAGGCCTGAAATAGACCGTGGTACTCTACGAAAAATACTATTAGATTCCCTAGATCCCGGAGTGGTAGAATGGGCAAGCCAATTTGTTTCTATGGAACAGCAGGGGGAAGGATGGCTGTTGCACTTTAAAAACAGGCTGCCCCTTTATGCAGATGTCGTTATTGCTGCAGACGGTGCCAATTCCAAAATCCGTCCTTATGTAACCAGCATAAAACCTTTTTACTCGGGTATAACAATGCTTGAAGGTGTTACAGCTGCTCCCAAGGAATTATTGCCAAATATCGATGCGCTGCTAAAGGGTGGAAAAATTATGGCTTTCGGAAATGGGGAAAACCTGATAATTGGGCAGAAAGGAAATGGCGAGATAGGCTTTTATGCCAGTTTTAGAGCAAATGAGGACTGGACTACTAACATTGGTTTAGACTTTACAGATAATGCAGAGGTATTGAGGTGGTTTAAAGAAACCTACACCGGATGGAACAGCATTTGGGAAGAACTATTTGTCAACGCATCACAGCCCTATATTCCGCGCCCCATCTATTGTGTACCTATCAATCAATCCTGGCAATCTCTGCCTAATGTGACACTACTTGGTGATGCCGCGCATGTAATGCCGCCATTTGCCGGTGAAGGGGTAAACATGGCGATGCTTGATGCCCTTGAGCTAAGCCGATGCCTTACGTCAAAAGATTTAAATTCGCTAGAACAGGCTATAACTTCTTACGAAATGAACATGCGCAAAAGGGCAGCCCAGGCAGCCCAGGAATCACTTGATAACGGCGTACTTATGCATTCAGAGGAGGCACTAGCTGCAATTATTAACATATTTGATACACATTAA
- a CDS encoding sodium:proton antiporter, producing MMLLSIHHVSLPIEDPLLKFLIELIIILCIPLLLNKIKVPHLLGLIIAGAVIGPNGFNVLSRDSSVVVTGTTGLLYIMFLAGLEIDMGDFKKNKWKSITFSIYTFIVPFLLGLIGGYFILQFSLLTSVLFASLFSSHTLIVYPMVSKLGIAKNLSVNITVGGTMITDVLSLLVLAVVVGMSQGEVGTEFWLKLSISMTVFALVVLLLFPIIARWFFKTVEDKISQYIFVIVMIYLAALLAELAGIEAIIGAFFAGLALNRLIPHTSSLMNRVDFVGNAIFIPFFLISVGMLIDFSAFIKSWETLGVASIMIVASIGGKYVAALLTKKTFRLTNDEGQLIFGLSAASAAATLASVMVGYNIIISENAAGEPVRLLNEHVLNGSILLILISCTVSSFVSMASAQRIADVDKDETVSGNSEELEKILLAVNHEQTVEKLVNLGLLVKTHSNKDRLFAVNVINDDMNESSAKNAQKILGTAVNMAAAADVKLKPITRHDNDVVIGINNVIKEQNVTDLIIGLEGGKGFSTSFVYNMHNGYLRNKHINIMIYHAVQPVATVKKYIVLIPSNAEREAGFFHSLLRIWNIARNSGATIQFYAGDETVKVLKRIIAKANIEAKFNIVNSWRDAELAALELEENQGLIVMMADSGMQSYFPRMRNVPEILNDKLRNNNYMLIYPFSKTYQNVAEKRAVSNHDDFAEIGQIIGKIFR from the coding sequence ATTATGTTATTAAGCATACACCATGTAAGCCTCCCGATCGAGGACCCGCTTTTAAAATTTCTTATCGAGCTTATTATTATCCTTTGCATACCATTGCTACTGAACAAAATAAAAGTGCCGCACTTACTGGGCCTAATTATAGCAGGTGCCGTTATAGGCCCTAATGGCTTCAATGTGCTTTCGCGAGATAGCAGCGTTGTTGTGACAGGAACTACCGGTCTATTGTACATTATGTTTCTTGCGGGACTTGAAATTGACATGGGTGATTTTAAAAAGAATAAATGGAAAAGCATCACCTTTTCTATCTACACTTTTATTGTCCCCTTTTTACTGGGTCTTATTGGGGGCTACTTTATCCTGCAATTTTCGCTCCTTACCTCAGTATTGTTCGCCAGCCTTTTTTCGTCCCACACCCTTATCGTGTATCCTATGGTGAGTAAGCTCGGCATAGCCAAAAACCTCTCAGTAAATATAACCGTTGGGGGTACGATGATTACCGATGTACTCTCGCTATTAGTACTAGCTGTAGTTGTTGGTATGTCACAGGGAGAAGTCGGAACTGAGTTCTGGCTTAAGCTCTCGATATCCATGACTGTATTTGCACTAGTTGTCTTGCTACTCTTTCCTATCATTGCCCGATGGTTTTTTAAGACAGTGGAAGACAAAATATCACAATATATTTTTGTTATCGTAATGATATACCTAGCTGCCTTGCTGGCTGAATTGGCAGGCATCGAAGCAATTATTGGAGCATTCTTTGCAGGGTTGGCACTAAATAGGTTGATACCCCATACCTCCTCACTAATGAACCGTGTGGATTTTGTGGGCAACGCCATTTTTATCCCCTTCTTTTTGATAAGTGTAGGGATGCTGATTGATTTCTCTGCCTTTATAAAAAGCTGGGAGACCTTGGGAGTAGCATCAATAATGATTGTTGCCTCTATAGGTGGAAAATATGTTGCTGCACTCTTGACTAAAAAGACCTTCCGTTTAACAAATGATGAGGGGCAGTTGATCTTTGGGCTTAGTGCTGCATCTGCAGCAGCGACACTAGCCTCGGTGATGGTTGGATACAATATCATAATATCTGAAAATGCAGCCGGCGAACCAGTAAGGTTACTAAACGAGCACGTCCTTAACGGCAGCATATTGTTAATACTAATTTCCTGTACAGTTTCGTCTTTCGTCTCTATGGCAAGCGCCCAAAGGATTGCCGATGTAGACAAAGACGAAACAGTATCCGGAAATAGTGAGGAACTGGAAAAAATATTGCTTGCGGTGAACCATGAACAGACTGTAGAAAAGTTAGTTAACCTGGGGCTGCTTGTAAAAACGCATTCCAATAAAGACAGACTGTTCGCGGTGAACGTGATTAATGACGACATGAATGAATCTTCCGCTAAAAATGCACAAAAAATATTGGGTACTGCCGTAAACATGGCAGCAGCAGCAGATGTAAAGTTAAAACCTATTACACGGCATGATAACGATGTAGTTATTGGAATTAACAATGTAATTAAGGAGCAAAATGTCACAGATCTTATCATAGGCCTCGAGGGCGGTAAAGGTTTCTCAACATCATTTGTGTACAACATGCATAATGGCTACTTGCGCAATAAACATATTAACATAATGATCTACCATGCGGTACAGCCAGTGGCAACAGTCAAAAAATATATAGTACTTATCCCCTCAAATGCAGAGCGCGAAGCCGGCTTTTTTCATTCGCTTTTAAGAATATGGAATATTGCACGGAATTCAGGCGCCACAATACAGTTTTACGCTGGCGATGAAACCGTAAAAGTTCTCAAGCGCATTATTGCTAAAGCTAATATTGAGGCTAAATTTAACATAGTAAATTCTTGGAGAGATGCAGAGCTTGCTGCTTTGGAACTTGAAGAAAATCAAGGTTTGATTGTAATGATGGCCGATAGTGGTATGCAATCTTACTTCCCTCGAATGCGCAATGTACCAGAAATTTTAAATGATAAATTAAGAAACAATAATTATATGCTTATTTATCCTTTCTCTAAAACCTATCAGAATGTTGCTGAGAAAAGGGCTGTAAGCAACCATGATGACTTCGCAGAGATTGGCCAGATTATTGGAAAAATTTTTAGATAG
- a CDS encoding transcriptional regulator, translated as MDDLQYTFIKPDKELADFVESFGVFYMGLGQPKEVIIIPDGKIDLFFTQSGQGAFNVVLTGLETLPKQRSIAPGTLFFDINFKPLGVEYILRTPIANIVNSAKYLPDDFWNFDAATLKDFNAFHKKATQKIKELLPIEIDERKRRLFELIYASNGEMSIKELSIKLNWSGRQMNRYFNSRFGMPLKAYCNILRFRVSLEHIAQGEISPKLNFTDQNHFIKEIKKFSGVVPKELFKNKNDRFVLLSVLKQQ; from the coding sequence ATGGACGACTTACAGTATACATTCATTAAGCCGGATAAGGAGCTTGCAGACTTTGTGGAAAGCTTTGGAGTATTTTACATGGGGCTTGGGCAGCCTAAAGAAGTGATTATAATACCTGATGGGAAAATAGATTTGTTCTTTACACAATCGGGACAAGGAGCTTTTAATGTAGTGCTTACAGGATTAGAAACCCTGCCCAAGCAAAGGAGCATAGCGCCCGGGACACTTTTTTTTGATATTAATTTTAAACCGCTGGGTGTAGAATATATTTTGCGTACCCCAATTGCCAATATAGTAAACAGCGCAAAATACCTTCCGGATGATTTTTGGAATTTCGACGCTGCTACTTTAAAAGATTTTAATGCATTCCATAAAAAAGCAACACAAAAAATCAAAGAGCTCCTGCCTATTGAAATTGATGAACGTAAACGAAGGCTTTTTGAGTTGATTTACGCTTCAAACGGGGAGATGAGTATAAAGGAACTCTCAATTAAATTGAACTGGAGCGGTAGGCAAATGAACCGTTATTTTAATAGCCGCTTTGGGATGCCGTTAAAAGCATATTGCAATATATTACGCTTTAGGGTATCCTTAGAACATATAGCGCAAGGTGAAATTTCTCCCAAGCTCAACTTTACCGATCAAAACCATTTTATAAAAGAAATAAAAAAATTTTCAGGAGTAGTACCCAAAGAATTATTTAAAAATAAAAACGACCGATTTGTACTATTATCCGTGTTGAAACAGCAATAG